One Salmo trutta unplaced genomic scaffold, fSalTru1.1, whole genome shotgun sequence DNA window includes the following coding sequences:
- the LOC115183297 gene encoding hematopoietically-expressed homeobox protein hhex: protein MQYQHSASSAMGVPLYAPTPIQPVHPTPFYIEDILGRNDTMAQSSAVVSTPNLPSPNSSFTSLVSPYRTPIYEPTPIHHPALSHHAALTATYASGAFANSLYPFHRSMGDYTHALLRHDPLGKQLLWSPFIQRPLHKRKGGQVRFSNDQTIELEKKFETQKYLSPPERKRLAKMLQLSERQVKTWFQNRRAKWRRLKQENPTGSKTDLEDESTGRNSEERPESGVNLSPGRDQRCKAIEMTHTHSLLQCSTSSPLSQGQIESDVSDDTDQELDIEDDMEFPLNPPI from the exons ATGCAGTACCAACACAGTGCGTCTTCAGCCATGGGTGTTCCTCTTTACGCGCCGACCCCTATCCAACCCGTCCACCCAACTCCATTCTACATAGAAGATATCCTGGGGAGAAATGACACCATGGCCcagtcttcagcggtggtctcTACGCCAAATCTACCGTCACCGAATTCATCCTTCACCAGTTTGGTCTCTCCGTACCGGACTCCTATCTATGAACCGACACCGATCCACCACCCTGCGTTGTCTCACCACGCTGCCCTGACCGCCACGTATGCCTCCGGGGCTTTCGCTAATTCACTGTATCCATTCCACCGCTCTATGGGGGACTATACTCACGCTCTACTCAGACACGATCCGCTGG GTAAACAACTTCTATGGAGTCCGTTTATTCAGCGTCCACTACACAAGAGAAAAGGTGGACAAGTCCGATTCTCCAACGACCAGACGATAGAGTTGGAAAAGAAGTTTGAGACCCAGAAATACCTCTCACCCCCAGAACGAAAACGACTGGCAAAAATGTTACAACTGAGTGAACGACAG GTGAAGACGTGGTTCCAAAATCGAAGAGCCAAGTGGAGGCGACTGAAGCAG GAAAACCCTACCGGCAGTAAGACAGATCTGGAGGACGAGAGCACCGGGAGAAACAGCGAGGAGAGACCGGAGTCCGGTGTGAACCTCAGTCCGGGCCGGGATCAGAGATGTAAGGCTATAGAGATGACCCACACTCACAGTCTGTTACAGTGTTCCACATCATCGCCTCTATCACAAGGACAAATAGAGTCAGACGTTTCAGATGATACAGACCAAGAGTTGGACATAGAGGATGACATGGAGTTCCCACTGAATCCACCGATATGA